A window of the Trichoplusia ni isolate ovarian cell line Hi5 chromosome 4, tn1, whole genome shotgun sequence genome harbors these coding sequences:
- the LOC113492625 gene encoding AN1-type zinc finger protein 5-like isoform X2: protein MENDPSKKESKGKRIFKKAIRRNSKSNNSSQNSSIEQGTGVSRSKSFENKHLSIDINDSTPLPTPDGTKEKADHAGQKIKLDDKTQNQECDLATQDTSADLVKNKKNVDIQENLNEVYSETPSGSNKGAKFTSPKLEIKEQRPSESDGAKKNLKRKLEEESGAGTSGASTGTSDTDADDKDPSKDKKKKNRCAVCRKKVGLTGFECRCGGLFCAVHRYSDKHECSFDYRELGAQEIRRNNPVVVSQKIHKI from the exons atggaaAATGACCCTAGCAAAAAAGAGTCGAAGGGGAAAAGGATATTCAAAAAAGCTATACGCCGCAATAGTAAATCTAACAATAGCAGCCAGAACTCATCCATAGAGCAAGGCACGGGCGTGTCACGATCCAAGAGCTTCGAGAACAAACATCTGTCCATCGATATTAACGACAGCACGCCGCTGCCGACACCCGACGGCACCAAGGAAAAGGCTGATCACGCTggacagaaaataaaactagacgATAAAACACAGAACCAGGAATGTGACCTTGCGACCCAGGATACCTCCGCAGATCTGgtcaagaacaaaaaaaacgtGGACATTCAGGAGAATCTAAACGAGGTGTACAGCGAGACACCTTCTGGGTCTAATAAGGGTGCCAAATTTACTTCTCCGAAACTTGAGATAAAAGAGCAGCGCCCTTCGGAATCAGACGGTGCTAAAAAGAATCTTAAAAGG aaattgGAAGAAGAAAGCGGAGCGGGAACGAGCGGGGCGAGTACTGGCACGTCGGACACTGACGCCGACGACAAAGATCCCAGCAAggacaaaaagaaaaagaataggTGCGCCGTTTGCCGCAAGAAGGTTGGACTCACAG GGTTCGAGTGCCGCTGCGGAGGGCTGTTCTGCGCGGTGCACCGGTACAGCGACAAGCACGAGTGCTCGTTCGACTACCGGGAGCTGGGCGCGCAGGAGATCCGCCGCAACAACCCCGTCGTGGTCTCGCAGAAGATCCACAAGATATGA
- the LOC113492625 gene encoding AN1-type zinc finger protein 5-like isoform X1, giving the protein MENDPSKKESKGKRIFKKAIRRNSKSNNSSQNSSIEQGTGVSRSKSFENKHLSIDINDSTPLPTPDGTKEKADHAGQKIKLDDKTQNQECDLATQDTSADLVKNKKNVDIQENLNEVYSETPSGSNKGAKFTSPKLEIKEQRPSESDGAKKNLKRKLEEESGAGTSGASTGTSDTDADDKDPSKDKKKKNRCAVCRKKVGLTGSGFECRCGGLFCAVHRYSDKHECSFDYRELGAQEIRRNNPVVVSQKIHKI; this is encoded by the exons atggaaAATGACCCTAGCAAAAAAGAGTCGAAGGGGAAAAGGATATTCAAAAAAGCTATACGCCGCAATAGTAAATCTAACAATAGCAGCCAGAACTCATCCATAGAGCAAGGCACGGGCGTGTCACGATCCAAGAGCTTCGAGAACAAACATCTGTCCATCGATATTAACGACAGCACGCCGCTGCCGACACCCGACGGCACCAAGGAAAAGGCTGATCACGCTggacagaaaataaaactagacgATAAAACACAGAACCAGGAATGTGACCTTGCGACCCAGGATACCTCCGCAGATCTGgtcaagaacaaaaaaaacgtGGACATTCAGGAGAATCTAAACGAGGTGTACAGCGAGACACCTTCTGGGTCTAATAAGGGTGCCAAATTTACTTCTCCGAAACTTGAGATAAAAGAGCAGCGCCCTTCGGAATCAGACGGTGCTAAAAAGAATCTTAAAAGG aaattgGAAGAAGAAAGCGGAGCGGGAACGAGCGGGGCGAGTACTGGCACGTCGGACACTGACGCCGACGACAAAGATCCCAGCAAggacaaaaagaaaaagaataggTGCGCCGTTTGCCGCAAGAAGGTTGGACTCACAG GCTCAGGGTTCGAGTGCCGCTGCGGAGGGCTGTTCTGCGCGGTGCACCGGTACAGCGACAAGCACGAGTGCTCGTTCGACTACCGGGAGCTGGGCGCGCAGGAGATCCGCCGCAACAACCCCGTCGTGGTCTCGCAGAAGATCCACAAGATATGA
- the LOC113492625 gene encoding AN1-type zinc finger protein 6-like isoform X3, translated as MERESNPMETLCRSGCGFYGNPSTDGLCSVCFKEALKKKQQPPASSPSPVSAPFVATPSTPLAAAAPTVPSLPVQAQTHTDKLEEESGAGTSGASTGTSDTDADDKDPSKDKKKKNRCAVCRKKVGLTGSGFECRCGGLFCAVHRYSDKHECSFDYRELGAQEIRRNNPVVVSQKIHKI; from the exons ATGGAGCGTGAATCAAATCCGATGGAGACGTTGTGCCGCTCGGGGTGCGGATTCTACGGAAACCCCTCAACAGACGGACTCTGCTCAGTATGCTTTAAG GAGGCTTTAAAGAAGAAGCAACAGCCGCCGGCATCGTCACCTTCGCCGGTTTCGGCCCCCTTCGTTGCGACACCATCTACTCCGCTGGCCGCGGCCGCGCCTACTGTGCCCAGCCTGCCCGTGCAGGCACAGACCCACACAGAC aaattgGAAGAAGAAAGCGGAGCGGGAACGAGCGGGGCGAGTACTGGCACGTCGGACACTGACGCCGACGACAAAGATCCCAGCAAggacaaaaagaaaaagaataggTGCGCCGTTTGCCGCAAGAAGGTTGGACTCACAG GCTCAGGGTTCGAGTGCCGCTGCGGAGGGCTGTTCTGCGCGGTGCACCGGTACAGCGACAAGCACGAGTGCTCGTTCGACTACCGGGAGCTGGGCGCGCAGGAGATCCGCCGCAACAACCCCGTCGTGGTCTCGCAGAAGATCCACAAGATATGA
- the LOC113492624 gene encoding scolexin B-like isoform X1, producing the protein MHAVWSCVCALAILACVSAAPGANDIQQVTKAPNAPAKIEENVVVAKPVNEQYPHALLFGGTCGGTIISPTWVLTAGHCTLFSGGRYVLAGTNNTDDGSGVTRHVKRLIIHPLFTVGPYWLDATEFNIKQVAARWDFLLAELSEPLPLDGKTMVAAKLDDQPSLPEGLNVGYAGYGTDHFGGYMRSDMHKMEMAVQPEEVCKSALPEYRSKDMVCVKGRPPRFDSACSGDSGSGLVDETGRLVGIASWVQNDARSCSNGALVIFSRVSSAREWIRQVTNI; encoded by the exons ATGCACGCCGTCTGGTCCTGTGTGTGCGCGCTCGCGATACTGGCTTGTGTTTCCGCGGCCCCGGGAGCCAACGACATACAACAAGTGACAAAAGCAC CTAATGCCCCAGCTAAAATAGAAGAGAATGTGGTGGTAGCGAAGCCAGTCAACGAGCAGTACCCACACGCCTTGCTGTTCGGAGGCACCTGCGGCGGCACCATCATCAGCCCCACATGGGTCCTCACAGCTGGACACTG CACGCTGTTCTCAGGCGGACGGTACGTACTGGCCGGTACCAACAACACTGACGACGGCAGCGGCGTCACGCGCCATGTAAAGCGCCTCATCATCCACCCACTCTTTACCGTGGGACCCTACTGGCTCGACGCTACAGAATTTAACATAAAACAG GTGGCCGCCCGGTGGGACTTCCTGTTGGCAGAGTTAAGTGAGCCCCTGCCTCTGGACGGCAAGACTATGGTTGCCGCTAAATTGGATGACCAACCATCCCTCCCCGAGGGTCTCAACGTTGGGTACGCGGGCTACGGCACGGACCACTTTGGT GGCTACATGCGTAGTGATATGCACAAAATGGAAATGGCGGTACAGCCTGAAGAAGTATGCAAGTCAGCATTACCTGAATATCGATCGAAAGATATGGTGTGCGTGAAAGGACGCCCGCCGCGGTTTGATTCTGCTTGCAGT GGCGACAGCGGCAGCGGTCTGGTTGACGAGACTGGTCGCCTGGTCGGTATTGCATCTTGGGTACAGAATGATGCTCGGTCATGCTCCAACGGCGCCCTAGTCATATTTTCAAGGGTCTCCAGCGCACGCGAATGGATCAGACAAGTTACCAATATCTAA
- the LOC113492625 gene encoding AN1-type zinc finger protein 6-like isoform X4, with protein sequence MERESNPMETLCRSGCGFYGNPSTDGLCSVCFKEALKKKQQPPASSPSPVSAPFVATPSTPLAAAAPTVPSLPVQAQTHTDKLEEESGAGTSGASTGTSDTDADDKDPSKDKKKKNRCAVCRKKVGLTGFECRCGGLFCAVHRYSDKHECSFDYRELGAQEIRRNNPVVVSQKIHKI encoded by the exons ATGGAGCGTGAATCAAATCCGATGGAGACGTTGTGCCGCTCGGGGTGCGGATTCTACGGAAACCCCTCAACAGACGGACTCTGCTCAGTATGCTTTAAG GAGGCTTTAAAGAAGAAGCAACAGCCGCCGGCATCGTCACCTTCGCCGGTTTCGGCCCCCTTCGTTGCGACACCATCTACTCCGCTGGCCGCGGCCGCGCCTACTGTGCCCAGCCTGCCCGTGCAGGCACAGACCCACACAGAC aaattgGAAGAAGAAAGCGGAGCGGGAACGAGCGGGGCGAGTACTGGCACGTCGGACACTGACGCCGACGACAAAGATCCCAGCAAggacaaaaagaaaaagaataggTGCGCCGTTTGCCGCAAGAAGGTTGGACTCACAG GGTTCGAGTGCCGCTGCGGAGGGCTGTTCTGCGCGGTGCACCGGTACAGCGACAAGCACGAGTGCTCGTTCGACTACCGGGAGCTGGGCGCGCAGGAGATCCGCCGCAACAACCCCGTCGTGGTCTCGCAGAAGATCCACAAGATATGA
- the LOC113492624 gene encoding scolexin B-like isoform X2 produces MTISKYLGLRFYFPSIKLLYLVLLIICESIKPTNAPAKIEENVVVAKPVNEQYPHALLFGGTCGGTIISPTWVLTAGHCTLFSGGRYVLAGTNNTDDGSGVTRHVKRLIIHPLFTVGPYWLDATEFNIKQVAARWDFLLAELSEPLPLDGKTMVAAKLDDQPSLPEGLNVGYAGYGTDHFGGYMRSDMHKMEMAVQPEEVCKSALPEYRSKDMVCVKGRPPRFDSACSGDSGSGLVDETGRLVGIASWVQNDARSCSNGALVIFSRVSSAREWIRQVTNI; encoded by the exons ATGACCATAAGCAAATATTTGGGTTTAAGGTTCTACTTTCCTTCAATCAAGCTACTTTACTTGGTTTTACTCATCATTTGTGAGTCCATTAAACcca CTAATGCCCCAGCTAAAATAGAAGAGAATGTGGTGGTAGCGAAGCCAGTCAACGAGCAGTACCCACACGCCTTGCTGTTCGGAGGCACCTGCGGCGGCACCATCATCAGCCCCACATGGGTCCTCACAGCTGGACACTG CACGCTGTTCTCAGGCGGACGGTACGTACTGGCCGGTACCAACAACACTGACGACGGCAGCGGCGTCACGCGCCATGTAAAGCGCCTCATCATCCACCCACTCTTTACCGTGGGACCCTACTGGCTCGACGCTACAGAATTTAACATAAAACAG GTGGCCGCCCGGTGGGACTTCCTGTTGGCAGAGTTAAGTGAGCCCCTGCCTCTGGACGGCAAGACTATGGTTGCCGCTAAATTGGATGACCAACCATCCCTCCCCGAGGGTCTCAACGTTGGGTACGCGGGCTACGGCACGGACCACTTTGGT GGCTACATGCGTAGTGATATGCACAAAATGGAAATGGCGGTACAGCCTGAAGAAGTATGCAAGTCAGCATTACCTGAATATCGATCGAAAGATATGGTGTGCGTGAAAGGACGCCCGCCGCGGTTTGATTCTGCTTGCAGT GGCGACAGCGGCAGCGGTCTGGTTGACGAGACTGGTCGCCTGGTCGGTATTGCATCTTGGGTACAGAATGATGCTCGGTCATGCTCCAACGGCGCCCTAGTCATATTTTCAAGGGTCTCCAGCGCACGCGAATGGATCAGACAAGTTACCAATATCTAA